One window from the genome of Actinoplanes teichomyceticus ATCC 31121 encodes:
- a CDS encoding radical SAM protein — MQSRTDLIEDLMSRFPHVPREAVIKEDLLRGGLAFDDAALTDNENGDVKPKSYFIFSFDHRTLPELGEAALRRPPEEIVLTGGPYGLRRTVVSVRTNPESPYRVKPDADGRLMLWLDGREIAEVGLPPMPDYYRHTLANGKQVMEVAPTIQWGYLVYLTVFRVCQYFGAKEECQYCDINHNWRQHKAAGRPYTGVKPVDEVLEALAIIDRHDTLQTSQAYTLTGGSVTSKVDGLAEADFYGRYAQAIEERFPGRWIGKVVAQALPRADVQRFHDYGIRIYHPNYEVWDKRLFELYCPGKERYVGREEWHRRILESAEVFGPRNVIPNFVAGVEMAAPFGFTTVDEAIESTTEGLQFFMSRGITPRFTTWCPEPTTPLGRTNPQGAPLEYHIRLLEAYRATMEANGLTSPPGYGPAGAGRAVFSVSSFMDSLPAED; from the coding sequence ATGCAGTCGCGAACCGACCTCATCGAGGACTTGATGAGCCGTTTCCCGCACGTCCCGAGGGAAGCGGTGATCAAGGAGGACCTGCTGCGCGGCGGCCTGGCGTTCGACGACGCGGCGCTGACCGACAACGAGAACGGCGACGTGAAGCCGAAGTCGTACTTCATCTTCTCGTTCGACCACCGGACCCTGCCTGAGCTCGGCGAGGCGGCGCTGCGCCGGCCGCCGGAGGAGATCGTGCTCACCGGCGGGCCGTACGGCCTGCGCCGCACCGTGGTGTCGGTGCGCACGAACCCGGAGTCGCCGTACCGGGTGAAGCCGGACGCCGACGGCCGGCTGATGCTGTGGCTGGACGGCCGGGAGATCGCCGAGGTGGGGCTGCCGCCGATGCCGGACTATTACCGGCACACGCTGGCCAACGGCAAGCAGGTGATGGAGGTCGCCCCGACCATCCAGTGGGGGTACCTCGTCTACCTGACCGTGTTCCGGGTCTGCCAGTACTTCGGCGCCAAGGAGGAGTGCCAGTACTGCGACATCAACCACAACTGGCGCCAGCACAAGGCGGCCGGCCGGCCCTACACCGGGGTCAAGCCGGTCGACGAGGTGCTGGAGGCGCTGGCGATCATCGACCGGCACGACACCCTGCAGACCTCGCAGGCGTACACCCTGACCGGTGGCAGCGTCACCTCCAAGGTGGACGGGCTGGCCGAGGCGGACTTCTACGGGCGGTACGCGCAGGCGATCGAGGAGCGCTTCCCCGGCCGGTGGATCGGCAAGGTGGTCGCCCAGGCGCTGCCCCGCGCGGACGTGCAGCGTTTCCACGACTACGGCATCCGGATCTACCACCCGAACTACGAGGTGTGGGACAAGCGGCTGTTCGAGCTGTACTGCCCGGGCAAGGAGCGCTACGTGGGCCGCGAGGAGTGGCACCGGCGCATCCTGGAGTCCGCCGAGGTCTTCGGCCCGCGCAACGTGATCCCGAACTTCGTGGCCGGCGTCGAGATGGCCGCCCCGTTCGGGTTCACCACGGTCGACGAGGCGATCGAGTCGACCACCGAGGGGCTGCAGTTCTTCATGTCCCGCGGGATCACCCCGCGCTTCACCACCTGGTGTCCGGAGCCGACCACGCCGCTGGGCCGGACGAACCCGCAGGGCGCGCCGCTGGAGTACCACATCCGGCTGCTGGAGGCGTACCGGGCCACGATGGAGGCCAACGGCCTGACCAGCCCACCGGGGTACGGTCCGGCCGGGGCGGGCCGGGCGGTCTTCTCGGTCAGCTCCTTCATGGACAGCCTCCCTGCGGAGGACTGA
- a CDS encoding alkene reductase: MTVEKLFTPVTFGSLQLKNRLVMAPLTRIRADEHGVPGDLLVEHYRQRASMGMIITEGTWPVREGRTWIGQPGIETAEQVAGWRRVADAVHAAGGTIVMQIMHGGRISHPAISGTGRTVAPSALAAPGEIRIPDGKAELPVPHALTADEIAGVVAAFVAAARNAIEAGLDGVEVHGANGYLIHEFLSPASNIRTDGYGGSPANRARLAIEVVTAVAAAIGADRTGIRLSPEHNIQGALETDPDDVLATYLALAEGIAPVGPAFVDILHADPAGKLVQGIRQTVGAPVVVNTGFASVTTRDEAVRLVGDDLADATAVGRAAIANPDLVERWTHGHEENTPDPDTFYTGGARGYTDYPTR; the protein is encoded by the coding sequence TTGACCGTCGAAAAGCTGTTCACCCCCGTGACGTTCGGCTCCCTGCAGCTGAAGAACCGCCTGGTGATGGCGCCGCTGACCCGTATCCGCGCCGACGAGCACGGCGTGCCCGGCGACCTGCTCGTCGAGCACTACCGGCAGCGCGCGTCGATGGGCATGATCATCACTGAGGGCACCTGGCCGGTGCGCGAGGGACGCACCTGGATCGGTCAGCCCGGCATCGAGACCGCCGAGCAGGTGGCCGGCTGGCGCCGGGTGGCCGACGCGGTGCACGCCGCCGGCGGCACGATCGTCATGCAGATCATGCACGGCGGCCGGATCTCGCACCCGGCGATCAGCGGCACCGGCCGTACCGTCGCGCCCAGCGCGCTGGCCGCGCCCGGGGAGATCCGCATCCCGGACGGCAAGGCCGAACTGCCGGTGCCGCACGCGCTGACCGCCGACGAGATCGCCGGGGTCGTCGCGGCGTTCGTCGCCGCCGCCCGCAACGCGATCGAGGCCGGCCTGGACGGCGTGGAGGTGCACGGCGCCAACGGCTACCTGATCCACGAGTTCCTGTCGCCGGCCTCGAACATCCGCACCGACGGGTACGGCGGGTCACCGGCGAATCGGGCCCGCCTGGCGATCGAGGTGGTCACCGCGGTCGCCGCGGCGATCGGCGCGGACCGTACCGGCATCCGGCTCTCCCCGGAGCACAACATCCAGGGCGCCCTGGAGACCGACCCGGACGACGTGCTCGCCACCTACCTGGCCCTGGCCGAGGGCATCGCGCCGGTCGGGCCGGCCTTCGTCGACATCCTGCACGCCGACCCGGCCGGCAAGCTGGTGCAGGGCATCCGGCAGACGGTGGGCGCGCCGGTCGTGGTGAACACCGGTTTCGCCTCGGTGACCACCCGCGACGAGGCGGTCCGGCTGGTCGGCGACGACCTCGCGGACGCCACCGCGGTCGGCCGGGCCGCGATCGCCAACCCGGACCTCGTCGAGCGCTGGACGCACGGGCACGAGGAGAACACCCCCGACCCGGACACCTTCTACACCGGCGGCGCCCGCGGCTACACCGACTACCCCACGCGCTAA